The following proteins are co-located in the Bacteroidales bacterium genome:
- a CDS encoding SatD family protein, which translates to MPSTTKTYAVITGDIVDSSRFTGEERRQLLGYLKNALAVPAQILGNEVMAFPFEIHRGDGFQGVLQQPTEALKAAIIIRAALRSSIKTTLSNTIDARIAIGIGSIILMPDATGGEGDGEAYRNSGLQLDRMMQNNRMLFVRTPNDEINKELNVECALLDAIVTKWSAEQAMAIIEFLKGKTQQEMAEAFDISQPAIGKRLLSANLYAFELALNRYDELMQKI; encoded by the coding sequence ATGCCATCCACAACAAAAACATATGCCGTCATCACGGGCGACATCGTCGATTCGTCGCGCTTCACAGGCGAAGAGCGACGCCAGCTACTTGGCTATTTAAAAAATGCGCTGGCTGTCCCTGCTCAGATTTTGGGTAACGAGGTGATGGCTTTTCCTTTCGAAATTCATCGGGGCGACGGCTTCCAGGGCGTATTACAACAGCCGACAGAAGCGCTTAAAGCAGCCATCATCATACGGGCAGCTTTGCGCAGCAGTATCAAAACTACTCTGAGCAACACCATCGATGCGCGCATTGCCATCGGCATTGGCTCCATTATATTGATGCCCGATGCAACCGGAGGCGAAGGTGACGGCGAAGCGTACAGAAACTCCGGCCTCCAGCTCGACCGGATGATGCAAAACAATCGCATGCTTTTCGTCAGGACGCCCAATGATGAGATTAACAAAGAACTCAATGTGGAATGTGCTCTGCTCGACGCAATCGTCACCAAATGGTCGGCCGAACAGGCAATGGCAATTATCGAATTTTTGAAAGGAAAAACACAACAGGAAATGGCGGAAGCCTTTGATATTTCACAGCCTGCTATTGGCAAAAGATTATTATCTGCCAACCTTTATGCTTTCGAACTTGCACTCAACCGATACGACGAACTCATGCAAAAAATCTGA
- the ettA gene encoding energy-dependent translational throttle protein EttA — MADDNKIIFSMSGIGKIFPPNKQVLKDIYLSFYYGAKIGIIGLNGSGKSTLLRIIAGTEASYQGNIAFSPGYEVGMLEQDPKLDATKTVKEIVEEGVQEVVDLLKKYEAVNLKFSEPMSDQEMEDLIAEQGRLTDLIDHKNAWELDSRLERAMDALRCPEGSTPVKNLSGGERRRVALCRLLLQEPDILLLDEPTNHLDAESIEWLEMHLKQYAGTVIAVTHDRYFLDNVAGWILELDRGEGIPWKGNYTSWLEQKTKRLAQEEKTESKRHKTLERELEWVRMAPTARHAKSKARLSAYEKMLGQDVKQKEERLEIFIPNGPRLGNNVIEVDHVRKAFGDKLLFEDMNFSLPPAGIVGVIGPNGAGKTTLFRMIMEQEHPDKGTFKVGETVKLGYVDQAHAEIDPEKSVWEVVSGGHETIQLGNREMNSRAYVARFNFNGADQQKKTGILSGGERNRLHLALTLRQEANVLLLDEPTNDIDVNTLRALEEGLENFAGCAVVISHDRWFLDRIATHILAFEGDSQVVYFEGSYSEYEENKKKRLGDIGPKRLKYRKLTA; from the coding sequence ATGGCAGACGACAACAAGATAATTTTCTCTATGTCGGGCATTGGTAAGATATTTCCGCCCAACAAACAGGTGCTCAAAGACATCTACCTTTCGTTTTATTATGGCGCAAAAATCGGCATCATCGGCCTGAACGGTTCAGGCAAGTCGACGTTGTTGCGCATTATCGCCGGAACGGAGGCGTCGTACCAGGGCAATATTGCTTTTTCGCCCGGTTATGAGGTAGGCATGCTTGAGCAGGATCCGAAGCTTGACGCCACGAAAACGGTGAAAGAAATAGTAGAAGAAGGCGTGCAGGAAGTGGTGGATCTGCTTAAAAAATATGAAGCTGTCAATCTAAAATTTTCCGAACCCATGAGCGACCAGGAGATGGAAGACCTGATTGCTGAACAGGGGCGACTCACCGACCTGATTGATCACAAAAATGCCTGGGAACTCGACAGCCGTCTGGAACGCGCTATGGATGCGTTGCGTTGTCCCGAGGGTAGCACACCCGTAAAAAATCTTTCGGGAGGCGAACGGCGCCGCGTTGCTTTGTGCCGTTTGTTGCTCCAGGAACCAGACATCTTGTTGCTCGACGAGCCTACCAACCACCTCGACGCCGAATCGATAGAATGGCTCGAGATGCACCTGAAACAGTACGCCGGCACAGTGATAGCCGTGACCCACGACCGCTATTTCCTCGACAACGTGGCTGGCTGGATTCTGGAACTCGACCGCGGCGAGGGCATTCCCTGGAAAGGAAACTACACCTCGTGGCTCGAACAAAAAACCAAACGCCTGGCACAGGAAGAAAAAACCGAAAGCAAACGCCATAAAACGCTGGAGCGAGAGCTGGAATGGGTACGCATGGCGCCCACAGCCCGCCACGCCAAATCCAAAGCCCGTTTGTCGGCTTACGAGAAAATGCTGGGTCAGGATGTAAAACAAAAGGAAGAACGCCTGGAGATATTCATCCCCAACGGTCCTCGCCTGGGAAACAACGTAATAGAAGTCGACCACGTAAGAAAAGCTTTTGGCGACAAGCTGCTCTTCGAAGATATGAACTTTTCTTTACCACCGGCAGGCATCGTTGGCGTGATAGGTCCGAATGGCGCCGGGAAAACAACTTTGTTTCGCATGATCATGGAGCAGGAACATCCCGACAAGGGAACCTTTAAAGTGGGCGAAACGGTAAAGCTGGGCTATGTAGATCAGGCGCATGCCGAAATAGACCCGGAAAAATCGGTTTGGGAAGTAGTGTCGGGTGGCCATGAAACCATACAACTGGGCAACCGCGAGATGAACTCACGCGCCTACGTGGCACGCTTCAACTTTAATGGCGCCGACCAGCAGAAAAAAACCGGCATCCTCTCCGGAGGTGAGCGCAACCGCCTTCATCTCGCATTAACGCTTCGCCAGGAAGCCAACGTGCTCCTGCTCGACGAGCCTACCAACGATATCGACGTGAATACGCTTCGCGCACTGGAAGAAGGCCTCGAAAACTTTGCCGGCTGTGCCGTGGTGATCTCTCACGACCGCTGGTTTCTCGACCGGATCGCAACGCATATCCTCGCTTTTGAAGGCGACTCACAAGTGGTGTATTTTGAAGGCAGCTACTCCGAATACGAAGAAAATAAAAAGAAACGCCTGGGCGACATTGGCCCCAAGCGACTGAAATACCGAAAACTTACCGCCTGA
- a CDS encoding DUF481 domain-containing protein — MIFLKRKIDRTFFLFLIAFLPVLSVEAQINTEKYRKYYEKKGFLYNASTTLSVKAGNTKYTALKGTGRIDYNGNAFDYFIVGDFEYKNSSEKKIENQGFVHLRSMWNFAPRTSLEAFVQRQYDEFIDLNARNLAGTGIKYGLIRASSHKDSTHTFDMNVSVGIMYETEKYNLDEKIVALYLWRSTNFISFDWMLEKKLNLTGVVYYQPALEDFGDYRISAEAGLEVQIAKRLFLVTRFTYRYISRPITKVENFDLSLENGIRFQFN; from the coding sequence ATGATTTTTTTGAAGAGAAAAATAGACCGGACATTTTTTCTTTTTCTAATCGCATTTTTGCCGGTGCTATCCGTCGAGGCGCAGATCAATACAGAGAAGTACCGGAAATATTACGAAAAGAAAGGATTTCTTTACAATGCCTCCACCACCCTGTCAGTTAAAGCCGGGAATACAAAATATACTGCCCTGAAAGGAACCGGGCGCATCGACTACAATGGTAATGCGTTCGATTATTTTATTGTGGGCGATTTTGAATACAAAAACAGCAGCGAAAAAAAGATCGAGAACCAGGGATTTGTGCATCTGCGTTCGATGTGGAATTTCGCACCACGGACTAGCCTGGAGGCTTTTGTCCAGCGTCAGTACGACGAATTTATCGACCTCAACGCACGCAATCTAGCAGGAACAGGAATAAAATATGGACTTATCCGGGCCAGCTCGCACAAAGACAGCACCCATACTTTTGATATGAATGTAAGTGTGGGGATTATGTACGAAACCGAGAAGTATAATCTGGATGAAAAGATTGTTGCGCTGTATTTGTGGCGCAGCACGAATTTTATTAGCTTCGATTGGATGCTTGAGAAAAAACTAAACCTCACTGGCGTGGTTTATTATCAGCCTGCGCTGGAAGATTTTGGAGACTATCGCATTTCGGCAGAAGCCGGGCTGGAGGTTCAGATTGCCAAACGCCTGTTTTTGGTTACCCGTTTTACCTATCGCTACATCAGCCGCCCCATTACCAAAGTAGAAAACTTCGATCTTTCGCTGGAAAACGGAATACGGTTTCAGTTTAATTAG
- a CDS encoding DUF308 domain-containing protein encodes MEKKLKSYRFTLAINGVVAVLFGVLVLFVPKETIHVVAIWFGALVLVAGIIGIIVSIHNMRKERPYISALVNSLVSLIIGIFVIFNRQQSLIVFAIIIGIWALVIGAVQLYIALKMIRPGTSRRLMIINSVVTLVFGLLLFFNPFESIVAFVYIIGVMALFFGAIMLFFAVSIRANETKPEELV; translated from the coding sequence ATGGAAAAAAAATTAAAATCTTACCGTTTCACACTTGCCATCAATGGAGTGGTAGCAGTGCTTTTCGGCGTACTTGTCCTTTTCGTGCCCAAAGAAACCATCCATGTGGTTGCCATTTGGTTTGGCGCACTGGTATTGGTGGCGGGTATTATTGGCATCATCGTTTCGATACACAACATGCGCAAAGAAAGGCCCTATATTTCTGCACTTGTCAATTCGCTGGTGAGCCTGATCATCGGTATTTTTGTGATTTTCAACAGACAACAGAGCCTCATAGTTTTTGCCATCATCATTGGTATTTGGGCTTTGGTGATTGGTGCCGTTCAACTTTACATAGCACTGAAAATGATCAGGCCGGGCACCTCCAGGCGACTGATGATTATCAACAGCGTAGTGACGCTTGTATTTGGACTGCTGCTGTTCTTCAACCCTTTTGAATCGATCGTTGCGTTCGTTTACATCATTGGTGTGATGGCTTTATTTTTCGGTGCCATTATGTTGTTTTTTGCCGTTTCGATACGCGCTAACGAAACGAAACCTGAAGAATTGGTTTAG
- a CDS encoding glycosyltransferase, with product MKLLVVLPRVPYPLEKGDKLRAYHHLKHLSAHFEIVLCALADEDVHPDAIAKLEPFCKRIHIFRLTKPVIFLNLIKAIFSGIPFQAGYFYSRRIHRQIDEVIHQEKPDHVFCQLLRVAAYISHQPIPKTLDYQDVFSMGIKRRIPRVSWYLRPVFSLEYQRLKRYEHELFDLFDNKVIISAPDRELIPHPRHSEIHVIPNGVDHDFFHPIDKPKTYDLVFIGNMGYPPNVNAAEYLAYEILPLVQQEMPSARLLLAGATPDKRVQDLAGEQVTVTGWVDDIRDCYAQARIFVAPMQIGTGLQNKLLEAMSMRLPCITSPLANSALCAEDGNEILVAEKPAEYAKHILNLLKDRDYAGKIAAAGYDFVIKNYNWKNATDEMAKVMKGSRKEETHGGASGNANERRRTI from the coding sequence ATGAAACTGCTCGTTGTACTTCCCAGGGTTCCTTACCCACTCGAAAAAGGCGACAAACTGCGCGCCTACCATCATCTGAAGCACTTGTCGGCGCATTTTGAGATTGTGCTTTGCGCCCTGGCCGACGAGGACGTTCACCCCGATGCCATCGCAAAGCTGGAACCATTTTGTAAGCGCATCCATATTTTCCGGCTAACCAAGCCTGTGATTTTTCTCAACCTCATCAAAGCCATCTTTTCCGGCATTCCTTTTCAGGCCGGATATTTCTACAGCCGGCGCATCCATCGGCAGATTGATGAGGTCATCCACCAGGAGAAACCCGATCATGTCTTTTGCCAGTTGCTGCGCGTGGCAGCTTACATTTCACACCAGCCAATTCCTAAAACCCTCGATTATCAGGATGTGTTTTCGATGGGCATCAAACGGCGCATCCCGCGTGTAAGCTGGTACCTTCGACCTGTGTTCAGTCTCGAATACCAGCGCCTGAAACGCTATGAGCACGAACTCTTCGACCTCTTCGACAACAAAGTAATTATCTCAGCCCCCGACCGCGAGCTGATTCCGCACCCGCGTCATTCCGAGATCCATGTCATTCCCAACGGCGTGGATCATGATTTTTTTCATCCCATCGACAAACCAAAAACCTACGATCTGGTTTTTATTGGCAACATGGGATATCCACCCAATGTGAATGCTGCCGAATATCTGGCTTATGAAATCCTGCCACTGGTGCAACAGGAAATGCCATCAGCACGACTGTTGCTGGCCGGTGCCACACCCGACAAACGTGTACAGGATTTGGCCGGCGAACAGGTAACGGTGACGGGCTGGGTGGACGACATTAGAGATTGCTACGCGCAAGCCAGGATTTTTGTGGCACCCATGCAAATCGGCACAGGACTGCAAAACAAACTCCTCGAAGCCATGTCGATGCGGCTACCCTGCATCACCTCCCCGCTTGCCAACAGCGCCCTGTGCGCCGAAGATGGCAACGAAATACTGGTGGCCGAAAAACCTGCGGAGTATGCAAAGCATATTTTGAATTTGCTAAAGGACAGGGATTATGCCGGGAAAATTGCTGCGGCAGGATATGATTTCGTCATTAAAAATTACAACTGGAAAAATGCCACCGATGAAATGGCAAAGGTTATGAAAGGAAGCAGGAAAGAAGAGACGCACGGCGGTGCGTCTGGGAATGCAAATGAACGACGAAGGACGATTTGA
- a CDS encoding glycosyltransferase: protein MKILFLCNKSPWPPREGGPIAMNAMVEGMAAAGHQVKVLAINTNKYQVDVEKIPQEYRQKTQIETVYLDLSIRPVDAFLNLFSNASYHVQRFISAAFRDKLIEILQNDNYDIVQCETLYLSPYLPVIRAHSKAKIVLRAHNIEHLIWQRVAAITSNPLKKIYLKHLATKLKRYELKVLQKYDGIAAITSTDAAFITKFACTTPVTDIPFGIDTSKYLTPPKVTEEFPSLFHIGAMNWMPNEEGMSWFLKEVWPKVHAQFPDLKFYVAGRAMPDWLLNLNTENVEVVGEVDDAAIFIASKAIEVVPLFSGSGIRIKIIEGMALGKAIVSTTIGAEGIRVTHAKDIMLADTADDFAEAISRCVEDAAFCRQLGDNARQLIHLHHNNADLMRKLSEFYRTI, encoded by the coding sequence ATGAAAATATTGTTTCTGTGCAACAAATCGCCCTGGCCACCCCGCGAAGGAGGTCCCATTGCCATGAATGCCATGGTAGAAGGCATGGCTGCCGCTGGCCATCAGGTGAAAGTGCTGGCCATAAACACCAACAAATACCAGGTGGATGTCGAAAAAATTCCGCAGGAATACCGGCAAAAGACGCAAATAGAAACCGTGTATCTCGATCTGTCCATCCGACCCGTTGACGCTTTTCTTAACCTTTTCAGCAACGCTTCTTATCACGTGCAGCGCTTTATCAGTGCCGCTTTTCGCGATAAGCTGATCGAAATATTACAAAACGACAACTACGACATCGTGCAATGCGAAACACTCTACCTAAGCCCTTATCTTCCGGTAATCAGAGCGCATTCCAAAGCTAAAATTGTACTGCGCGCTCACAACATCGAACATCTTATCTGGCAGCGCGTGGCAGCCATCACCAGCAATCCGTTAAAAAAAATCTACCTAAAACATCTTGCTACCAAACTGAAACGCTATGAGCTGAAGGTGCTGCAAAAATATGATGGCATAGCAGCCATCACGTCCACCGATGCCGCTTTTATCACAAAATTTGCCTGCACCACGCCCGTCACGGATATTCCTTTTGGCATCGACACCTCAAAATATCTGACACCACCAAAGGTTACCGAAGAATTTCCGTCGCTATTTCACATAGGCGCCATGAACTGGATGCCCAACGAGGAAGGCATGAGTTGGTTCCTAAAAGAGGTGTGGCCAAAAGTGCATGCACAATTTCCCGATCTAAAATTTTATGTTGCCGGCCGTGCCATGCCCGATTGGTTATTAAATTTGAATACAGAAAATGTGGAAGTGGTTGGCGAAGTGGATGATGCCGCAATTTTTATTGCTTCCAAAGCCATAGAAGTGGTGCCGCTGTTTTCGGGAAGTGGCATCCGCATCAAAATCATCGAAGGAATGGCACTGGGCAAAGCCATCGTAAGCACCACCATTGGCGCCGAAGGCATCAGGGTGACGCATGCAAAGGACATTATGCTAGCTGATACTGCCGATGATTTTGCAGAAGCCATCAGTCGCTGCGTGGAGGATGCAGCCTTTTGCCGGCAGCTTGGCGATAACGCCCGTCAGCTCATCCATCTTCATCACAATAATGCCGATCTGATGCGCAAGCTGAGTGAGTTTTATCGGACGATTTGA
- a CDS encoding LptF/LptG family permease, translating to MKRLDLFVIKSYLGPLVLTFFISLFILVMQFLWKYVDELVGKGLEWYVIGELLFYASSTFVPLALPLAILLSSLMTFGNLGEQYELVAMKASGISLRRIMKPLVMLSVVISIAAFLFSNNVLPIANLKFHALLYDVRQTKLTLNIKDGVFYNGLEGFTIRINNKNDDDNTIHDVMIYNHSDRQGNIKLTTAEHGKMEIAPDKSTMLFHLYDGYNYEDITNRAGYQNSRPFQKMKFGEQTRRFSGLGTSMSRTDEELFRNNYQMMNLEQLSSYRDSLQAELILRQQNLLKSINERFVNYTHYDSLATDTILFKPAIALSDTVYRLERVDKNIRKAALDFALQSARSAKTNLEFNIPDFEKRRERIRKHDIEWHRKFTLSIACLILFFIGAPLGAIIRKGGLGMPVVVSILFFVIYHIISITGEKYARAGILEPEIAMWLASAILLPIGIFLTYKATTDSPLLDAEAWSKIVRKLLFFVKQK from the coding sequence GTGAAACGACTCGATCTTTTTGTTATCAAATCCTATCTGGGGCCGCTGGTGCTTACCTTTTTCATCTCGCTGTTCATATTGGTGATGCAGTTTCTGTGGAAGTATGTCGACGAGCTGGTGGGCAAAGGCTTGGAGTGGTACGTCATCGGTGAGTTGCTTTTTTATGCCTCGTCCACTTTTGTGCCGCTTGCGCTGCCGCTGGCGATTTTGCTCTCGTCGCTGATGACTTTTGGAAACCTGGGCGAGCAATACGAGCTGGTGGCCATGAAAGCTTCGGGTATTTCGTTGCGCCGCATCATGAAACCACTCGTGATGCTTTCGGTGGTGATCAGCATAGCTGCCTTTTTGTTTTCTAATAATGTCCTGCCCATTGCCAATCTGAAATTTCACGCTTTACTTTACGATGTCAGGCAGACCAAGCTTACGCTAAACATCAAAGACGGTGTATTTTATAATGGTCTCGAAGGTTTTACCATCCGCATCAACAACAAAAATGACGACGACAACACCATACACGATGTGATGATCTACAACCACTCCGACAGGCAAGGCAACATAAAACTTACTACTGCCGAACATGGCAAAATGGAAATAGCGCCCGACAAGAGCACCATGCTTTTTCATCTTTACGATGGCTACAATTACGAAGACATAACAAACCGAGCGGGATATCAAAACAGCCGGCCGTTTCAGAAGATGAAATTTGGCGAGCAAACACGGCGCTTCAGCGGTCTGGGCACTTCCATGAGTCGTACCGACGAAGAGCTTTTCCGCAACAACTACCAAATGATGAACCTGGAGCAACTCAGCTCCTACCGCGACTCGTTGCAGGCTGAGCTGATACTGCGGCAGCAAAATCTCCTGAAATCTATCAATGAACGTTTTGTAAATTATACGCATTACGATAGCCTTGCCACCGATACCATCCTCTTCAAGCCGGCGATAGCATTGTCTGACACGGTTTATCGCCTGGAGCGCGTCGACAAAAACATACGCAAAGCCGCGCTCGACTTTGCCTTGCAATCGGCGCGTTCGGCCAAAACCAACCTGGAATTCAACATCCCGGATTTTGAAAAGCGCCGCGAACGCATCCGCAAGCACGACATCGAGTGGCACCGCAAATTCACGCTCTCCATCGCCTGCCTGATTCTGTTTTTTATTGGTGCGCCCCTGGGAGCCATCATCCGCAAAGGCGGGCTGGGCATGCCCGTGGTGGTATCGATCCTCTTTTTTGTAATCTATCACATCATCAGCATCACCGGCGAAAAATATGCGCGCGCCGGCATACTCGAGCCTGAGATTGCGATGTGGCTTGCTTCAGCGATATTGCTGCCCATTGGCATTTTCCTTACCTACAAAGCCACCACCGACTCGCCTCTGCTCGATGCCGAAGCCTGGAGTAAAATAGTGCGCAAACTGCTATTTTTTGTAAAACAAAAATAA